The genome window TAATTATTAAAGTTGTTAAATCACCAAAAATATTATAAACATAAGAAATATGGAGTATATAGGTACTCCATATTTTTTATGTTCTAGATTTTTATTTTCTCTGGAACTCTTTTGGTGAACTTATATATATGATTAAATCCTAAAGATTTCAATAAATTAATGGCCTCTTCGTAACCATAAGAAAGATATTTTGATTTATGAGAATCGCTTCCAATAGTAATTATTTCTCCTCCTAAATCCTTATATAATTTCAAAATTTCAACTTTAGGAAAGGTCTCCTTTAAACTGCTTCTAAGTCCTGATGTATTAATCTCAAGTCCTATTTTTCTTTCCACTAAAATAGATAATATGTCTTTTATCCTTTCTTCAAAATAATTAAATTCATAATTTCCGCAATAGTCAAGGGCATATCTTTTCATTAAATCAAAATGGGCCAATACATCCACATCTGCGTACTTGGCTATTTTATATACTTCATTAAAATATCCCTCATATATAGGTAATCGTTCCTTTTTAGCCATATAAAGACGTAACTTTTTATTCTCCACATTGTGAACAGAGCCAAGTAAGAAATCAAAATCGTACTTATCTGTTATGACTTTTATTTCATCTGGATTTCTAAAGGGTTCTGCAATCTCTAATCCACACTTTATTATTAATTTATCCTTGTATTTATTCTGCGCTGACCTTACTTCTGATACATAGGTTTCCACATCTAAAGGAGTGTAGATGGGTTCATTAAAATGATCTGTAAAACAAATTTCTGTCATATTTAAGTCTATAGCCTTTTTACAGATTTCGTCTATAGAGGTTTTACAGTCAAAGGAATTGGAAGAATGTATGTGATAATCTATAAGCTTCATAAAAACACCTCTTACATTTTGTATATTATCTATTATACCACTTGAAAATGAATATAAACTATAGACAAACCACTTCAAATCTAAAGTTATGTGAACTTACTTCGTTCATATGAATAAAAACGTTTATAAGGTAAGTCACTATCAGACTAAATAGTGCAAATATTATAATTAGGGTAGAAGGTTCACAATTGTTTACAGCATAGGATATTATGATGTTCCACCTTATAAAAATTTTTCATCCATATTCCCTTGTAAGTAGCTAGATTTTATTGAATTTGGAAGTAGTATGTCTCTACACAAGGTTTGCAAAGGAACGTACGTTTGTATATAATTATTAAAGAAGACTATTATTAAAGGGTGGTATTGTATGAAACAGTTAATATTTCATGTGGATGTGAATTCAGCATTTTTATCTTGGGAAGCTGCGGAAAGGTTAAGAAATGGTGATGATAGGGATATAAGAGAAATAGCCTCAGCTGTAGGAGGAGACCCTAAAAAAAGACATGGAGTAGTTTTAGCTAAATCTCCATTAGCTAAAAAATATGGAGTTAAAACGGGAGAAAGTCTTTTTAATGCTTTTAAAAAGTGCCCAAATTTAATAGTAGTTCCTCCAAATTTTAAGGTATATTACAAATACAGTAGGCACATGGTGGAAATTCTTAAAGAATATTGTGATAAAGTTGAAGTCTATTCTATAGACGAATGTTTTTTAGACATGACTAATAATACATATGGGAAGTCACCTAAAGACATGGCCATAGAAATACAAAGGCATATATATAAAGAACTGGGGTTTACTGTGAATATTGGTATATCAGATAAAAAGGTTTTGGCAAAAATGGCCTCTGATTTTGAAAAGCCTAACAAGGTACATACCCTTTATACTCATGAAATTAAAGAGAAACTATGGCCCCTACCCATAAGAGATTTGTTTATGGTGGGAAGGGCTAGTGAAGGAAAGTTAAAGGCCATAGGTATATATACTATAGGTGATTTGGCAAATTATGATTTACCTACCCTAAAGATCATGTTTAAAAAACATGGCCAGGTCATATATGATTTTGCAAATGGAATAGATTATTCCAAGGTGGAAAACAATGATTATGATAGTGTGAAGGGAATCGGTAATTCTACTACCTTGCCCTATGATATAGAAAGTAAAGAGGATGCCCATAAAGTATTATTATCCTTAACAGAAAATGTATGTATAAGGCTTAGAAAAAAAGAATATAAGTGTAGATCAATTTGTGTAGAAATAAAAAACAATAACTTTAAAAGATATACCCATCAAAAAAAGTTATTTAACCAAACGGATTGTACAGATGTTGTATATGATGAAATAAAGAGATTATTTGATGAAAGTTGGAAAAGGGAACCCCTTAGATATTTAGGTGTAAGAGTGGCAGATTTAACCAAGGACAATTTAGTGCAGTGTTCATTATTTGATGATGAACAAGTACATAAAAAAAGGGAGTTAGATAAGGTATTAGATAATATAAGAAAAGACTTTGGTCAAAGTGTAGTTACAAGGGGAAGTTTATTAAAGAGCAAGTTAAAAGTAAAGGATAAACAATTATTGAGATAGGCACATGAAAAATATATAAGGTGCAGCTATTCCTGTACAGGAATAGCTGCACCTTAAAATAAGGAGAACTTATTAACAAACTTCGCGTTCAAAATCTGAATCAAAGTTAAACTTATCATGAAGGTGACAAAGGCCATCTTCTCCAAATTTTTCATCTATAATACAAGAAATCTTAATTTCTGAAGTACTAATCATTTGAATATTAATACCTGATTCATATAAAGTTTCAAAGAAAGTAGAAGCTACTTCTGCACTTCCTGCTATTCCAGTACCAACTACAGATAATTTACATACCTTACTATCTGATAAGACTTTACTAGCACCAACTTCATTAGCTATTTCTTTACAGATAACTAATGCTTTACTTAAATCGTCAATTTTTACTGTAAAGGAAATATCATTTACTAAATCCCTATTTATATTTTGAATGATCATATCAACAGGTATATGATTTTTAGATAGTTCAGAAAATAATTTAAATGCCACTCCTGGGCGATCAGGTACTTCTAATACAGATAATTTTGCTATATTTTTGTCTAGTGATACTCCCCTCACTTGAACCTTTTCCATTTCACTTACCTCCACAATTTCTGTTCCTTTAGAATCATTAAAACTAGATTTAACTACTAAAGGTATTTTATATTTCCTAGCCATTTCCACAGAACGACCATGTAGTACTTTAGCACCAAGGCTTGCCAATTCTAACATTTCATCATAGGAAATCTTATCTAATAGTTTGGCATTTTTAACTACCCTAGGATCTGCCGTATAAACTCCATCCACATCAGTGTATATTTCACATTTTTCTGCCTTAAGGGCTGCTGCTACGGCCACTGCAGTAGTATCTGAACCACCCCTACCTAATGTGGTAATATCGTTGTTTTCATTAATACCTTGAAAACCTGCCACTATTACTATTTTATCTTGTGACAACTCTTCTTCTATTCTTTCCGTATCTATTTCCGTTATTCTTGCCTTTTTATGATTAGAATCAGTAATGATTCCACACTGGCCTCCCGTTAAAGATATTACCTTTTCTCCTAGGCTTTCTATGGCCATGGCAAGTAAGGCTATGGAAATTTGCTCTCCAGTGGATAAAAGCATATCTAATTCTCTCTCTGGAGGATTCTCATTTATTTGCCTAGCTTTATTCATAAGGTCATCAGTAGTCTTGGCCATGGCAGACACGGTTACGACTACTTTTTTACCTGAGTCTTTTAATTTAACTACCTTTTGAGCAATTCTCTTTATTCTATCTATGGAACCTACAGATGTTCCTCCGTATTTCTGAACTATAATATCCTTCATAAACCTTACTCCTTAAATTTTAAATTCCAATGCATAGGGCATTAGTGTTTAGATCATCCTCTAATCTCACTATAGAGAAATCGTCACCTATAGTATTTAATTGTGAACTTATTATTTCAATAGATTTTGCACTTGTATTATCTGTAATTAATACTAAATTATTTTTCATAGACATGATTGTGAACTTTTGAATGTGATTTTTATCAAGCATGCCAAGTACTCTTGAGATATTTTTAGTATTAA of Anaeromicrobium sediminis contains these proteins:
- a CDS encoding DNA polymerase Y family protein; this translates as MKQLIFHVDVNSAFLSWEAAERLRNGDDRDIREIASAVGGDPKKRHGVVLAKSPLAKKYGVKTGESLFNAFKKCPNLIVVPPNFKVYYKYSRHMVEILKEYCDKVEVYSIDECFLDMTNNTYGKSPKDMAIEIQRHIYKELGFTVNIGISDKKVLAKMASDFEKPNKVHTLYTHEIKEKLWPLPIRDLFMVGRASEGKLKAIGIYTIGDLANYDLPTLKIMFKKHGQVIYDFANGIDYSKVENNDYDSVKGIGNSTTLPYDIESKEDAHKVLLSLTENVCIRLRKKEYKCRSICVEIKNNNFKRYTHQKKLFNQTDCTDVVYDEIKRLFDESWKREPLRYLGVRVADLTKDNLVQCSLFDDEQVHKKRELDKVLDNIRKDFGQSVVTRGSLLKSKLKVKDKQLLR
- a CDS encoding aspartate kinase translates to MKDIIVQKYGGTSVGSIDRIKRIAQKVVKLKDSGKKVVVTVSAMAKTTDDLMNKARQINENPPERELDMLLSTGEQISIALLAMAIESLGEKVISLTGGQCGIITDSNHKKARITEIDTERIEEELSQDKIVIVAGFQGINENNDITTLGRGGSDTTAVAVAAALKAEKCEIYTDVDGVYTADPRVVKNAKLLDKISYDEMLELASLGAKVLHGRSVEMARKYKIPLVVKSSFNDSKGTEIVEVSEMEKVQVRGVSLDKNIAKLSVLEVPDRPGVAFKLFSELSKNHIPVDMIIQNINRDLVNDISFTVKIDDLSKALVICKEIANEVGASKVLSDSKVCKLSVVGTGIAGSAEVASTFFETLYESGINIQMISTSEIKISCIIDEKFGEDGLCHLHDKFNFDSDFEREVC
- a CDS encoding histidinol-phosphatase HisJ family protein, with the protein product MKLIDYHIHSSNSFDCKTSIDEICKKAIDLNMTEICFTDHFNEPIYTPLDVETYVSEVRSAQNKYKDKLIIKCGLEIAEPFRNPDEIKVITDKYDFDFLLGSVHNVENKKLRLYMAKKERLPIYEGYFNEVYKIAKYADVDVLAHFDLMKRYALDYCGNYEFNYFEERIKDILSILVERKIGLEINTSGLRSSLKETFPKVEILKLYKDLGGEIITIGSDSHKSKYLSYGYEEAINLLKSLGFNHIYKFTKRVPEKIKI